The Setaria viridis chromosome 6, Setaria_viridis_v4.0, whole genome shotgun sequence genome includes the window TTGTTCCATTTTGCAGGTAGTGAGAAAAATTCATCAATGTTAACTCTAGATGGAGTTGACGTCATGGGGGAACGCTTAGCAGATGAGGTAAATATTGCAGGCAGCTAATGGGTTGATAATAAAAAATACTAAGAAGCTAGTTGTTGCTtcatagtattttttttattaaaattttATTCTGCCTCAAATTGTTATCTGGTACAATCCCTATTGTCTGAAAACAAACACACATGTTTAGATGCTCACTTGCGTTCTCCTCTTACTCAGGTGCTTGATGTTGTTAGTCGAAGGCCAGAACTCAccaaaatttcttttcttgcACACTCCGTTGGAGGATTAGCTGCAAGATATGCAATTGCAAAACTTTATCGACATCCAGATGGTGTGTCTGATGGAAATGCTAAAGGAACCATCTGTGGATTGGAAGCAATTAACTTTATTACTGTAGCAACGCCTCACCTTGGTTCACGAGGAAATAAACAGGTTCTGCTTTTGACTGACTCTTTTACGGTGATCTACATATCTCTAGACTCTTATTTGTTTTACCACGAAGATGATACCTGAAAGCTGATATTGTATCCATCTTCAGAACAACTGAGGAATCATTTGCTCATGTCCTCTATAATTCCAATTTTCTGCAAAGAAAAGTTGGGTGTTTCTTTTAATGCTCCATACATCAAGAGTCGGACTAGAAGCTAGAATATATGTAGAAAGAGTAGATGCTAGCCTATTTCTTTCACTGTCATCAGAGCTTTCCAAGCATAGGGAAGGGCCACACAGAGATGGCTAAAACCCTCCAAACCTTTCgttgaagagaaaaaaaaacatcctttTCTTTTACTGGAAAAACTCACACAGCTGTTGCCAGGCTTCTTGGCTTTTACGCTTACAACCACTAAAAACTAAAAGGTTCCAAAATGTCACTGTTTTCTCCCTACCTTGCTTGGAGTAATCTTACCCAATCATGTACCTGGAAATCTCATCAGAATTTCGTTTGGCATACAAATCTTTCGGTCCTGCTCCAGTTTGTATGCAAATTACAATAAGCCATTGGCACAACTCATCTCCACTTTTCATTTGATGTGAACTTCCTCACCATTGCAAATTAGGTCCccctcctgtttggatcccttgCGATGGAAAAGGTTGCTTGCCGGGTCGTCCATTGGATATTTAGGAGAACTGGCAAACATCTCTTTCTAACTGACGATGACGAAGGGCAACCACCACTGCTGCAGCGTATGGTTGAAGATCATGGCGATCTCTACTTTATGTAAGGTTTATCTTGCTCATCTGTTTTGCATTTTTGTTCTATTTCTAGTCCCAATAATATATTGTTTAATTTTGCCTTGCCTATTCTGTGATAATTATACTAATAATGTTCTACCTGCACCTTTTACAGATCTGCTTTGCGAGCATTTAAGAGACGTGTGGTGTACGCAAATGCTGACTGTGATCGTATCCTTAGTATTTGCTATATTTACAATTTTCTTTGTGGTGTTTATactatttgttttatttttgtatGCTTTTGGCTAGGCTCTTCTTTAATGCATGAAATCAGATATTGTTGGCTGGAGAACATCATCTATTAGAAGAAACACTGAGCTTCCTGAGGTATTTTACTGACTTCATAGCTCTGGGTACTGTCTAGGAAGGACTATGTAGTTTTCTATAGCACCATTCTCATATGGAAATGCTTCTTTTACTTCTGATCTGCAGTTGGCAGTATCGTCATCTGAGAAGTACCCCCACATTGTACATGAGGAGTACTCagaagaaattgatgatgaGAAGTGCCAAGATTCCATGACAGACTGTAATTTGGACATTCTTGAAGGTAATTTTCTTGAGTTGCATGCAGAAtactattttcctttttttttcctgttacAATTAAATGATGCTTCAGTGCTATGTGGAAAATATGATATTGTTTCGTTATCTTTAAATGTGGATTGCCTTAATATaggttttaaaaaaataaacttaCCAGATTAGTCTTGTGAACAGTGAGGCAGTGAGCCACTGTGTCATGACATTTGTATTAGTGTGGCAAAGGTACTGGCTTTTGTGTCTTGCCACCAGGTTATAAGTATTTTCATTTTCAATTGGATAATGATGTGGCATCTAAACTGTTGTCATGGTTTTGCTAATTTATCCCCATACCATAATGAGCCTGTCCTGAACACCATATGTACTGTGGGACATTTCACATGGTGGCAGGCGTGCTGCATATGGAAATCCCTTGATTCATGAGCAACGAGGGTAGGGCGTTGATATTAAATCCTAGGGTAGTTGATCTGTTTTGAAGTTCCAGACTGAAGGAGCACCTA containing:
- the LOC117861798 gene encoding putative lipase ROG1 — encoded protein: MGGEDDAAAVRAEESVSGGVDVWSDAVSSHDPDHLLVMVHGILGSTADWQYAANEFVKQLPDDVIVHCSEKNSSMLTLDGVDVMGERLADEVLDVVSRRPELTKISFLAHSVGGLAARYAIAKLYRHPDGVSDGNAKGTICGLEAINFITVATPHLGSRGNKQVPLLFGSLAMEKVACRVVHWIFRRTGKHLFLTDDDEGQPPLLQRMVEDHGDLYFISALRAFKRRVVYANADCDHIVGWRTSSIRRNTELPELAVSSSEKYPHIVHEEYSEEIDDEKCQDSMTDCNLDILEEKMVTGLRRVSWEKVDVSFQSSITSFAAHSIIQVKYAFMNDGADVIQHIIDHFQL